A genomic segment from Dermacentor silvarum isolate Dsil-2018 chromosome 11, BIME_Dsil_1.4, whole genome shotgun sequence encodes:
- the LOC119432461 gene encoding uncharacterized protein LOC119432461: MWPTGLVSSSVPPYILTVEAVYLDDILVTGTYDGDQLQNLHNVLARLQDAGLKLKLEMFVFQSPSVEYLGQVMSQAGLSPAPRKVDAIVKVPKPHNKELKSYLGLIKFYRSFLPNLPAHLQPSIFCFVMLPAGYRPGKNLRPADALSLLPLPEVPATAPEPAELFMLEHAYPEVLSRSAVSQATSHDPVLSRVVKGMSSGEELVQQDYSHKAAELYLQQDCLLWGSRVVIPQSIRSRVLQLLHAGHPGVEKTKMEARPHVW, encoded by the exons ATGTGGCCCACAGGCCTTGTTTCGTCGTCTGTGCCACCGTATATTCTGACCGTCGAAGCGGTGTATTTGGACGACATCCTGGTTACCGGCACCTACGACGGGGACCAGCTGCAGAACCTGCACAACGTCCTGGCACGATTGCAGGACGCCGGTCTCAAGCTCAAGCTGGAAATGTTCGTTTTCCAGTCCCCCAGTGTTGAGTACCTGGGACAGGTCATGTCCCAGGCCGGCCTGTCCCCGGCCCCCCGCAAGGTTGATGCTATAGTCAAGGTGCCAAAGCCCCACAACAAGGAGCTTAAGAGCTACCTCGGCCTCATCAAGTTCTACAGGAGTTTCCTGCCGAACCTGCCAGCACATCTACAGCCCTCAATCTTCTGCTTCGTGATG CTACCGGCTGGGTACCGTCCAGGAAAGAATCTGCGACCTGCTGATGCCCTGAGCCTCCTGCCCCTGCCGGAGGTGCCTGCTACTGCTCCAGAGCCTGCTGAACTGTTCATGCTGGAGCACGCGTACCCGGAGGTACTCTCCAGATCTGCAGTGTCACAGGCGACCAGCCATGACCCAGTCCTGTCCCGGGTGGTCAAGGGGATGTCCTCAGGGGAGGAGTTGGTGCAGCAGGATTACAGCCACAAGGCTGCTGAGTTGTACCTGCAGCAGGACTGCCTACTGTGGGGTTCCAGGGTGGTGATCCCACAAAGTATCCGGTCCAGGGTCCTTCAGTTGCTGCACGCGGGTCATCCTGGTGTGGAAAAGACAAAGATGGAGGCCCGGCCCCACGTTTGGTGA
- the LOC119432462 gene encoding uncharacterized protein LOC119432462 produces the protein MVPPYHPASNGVAEQVVQTIKDKHKKSKAEDFRKQVSRVLFHYRSTPYDVTGRAPWELLLGRIVKTPLDVLHWDLRSTALLKQLKLNLAANRGCPSGPLPESGAPVFARHFRPRPPWSAGQVPSPASASSLLFRMPDGYTWHRHADQVRPCLVTQFSTSGATSEIQPAGGPTIRAAAASEASPVVRRTLGHYQGRSLRTLWTQRDCLRQHPALPHPDRRHLCPGGVLDSGGRLTDRGDFLCMFV, from the coding sequence ATGGTTCCGCCGTATCACCCTGCTTCAAATGGTGTAGCCGAGCAGGTGGTGCAAACAATCAAAGACAAGCATAAGAAGAGTAAGGCTGAAGATTTCCGGAAGCAGGTTTCCCGGGTACTGTTTCATTATCGGAGCACGCCCTATGATGTCACTGGACGTGCCCCCTGGGAGCTCCTGTTGGGCCGGATTGTCAAGACACCCTTGGACGTCTTGCATTGGGACCTCCGGTCCACAGCGCTCCTGAAACAGCTGAAGCTTAACCTGGCCGCAAACCGAGGGTGCCCTTCCGGGCCTTTGCCGGAGTCGGGAGCTCCGGTCTTCGCCAGACATTTCCGTCCTCGTCCACCCTGGTCTGCCGGACAGGTGCCATCTCCTGCCAGTGCCTCATCGCTGCTCTTCCGCATGCCAGACGGATACACGTGGCACCGGCACGCCGACCAAGTTCGGCCTTGTCTCGTGACCCAGTTTTCAACCTCGGGTGCCACTTCAGAAATCCAGCCCGCTGGGGGACCAACGATAAGAGCGGCCGCTGCCAGCGAAGCGTCGCCAGTTGTGCGGCGCACGTTGGGCCACTATCAAGGCCGGTCACTGCGAACCCTCTGGACGCAGCGAGACTGCCTAAGGCAGCACCCGGCGTTGCCACACCCGGATCGTCGCCACCTGTGCCCAGGCGGAGTACTCGACAGCGGAGGCCGCCTGACGGACAGAGGCGATTttttgtgtatgtttgtgtga